In Nostoc sp. GT001, a genomic segment contains:
- a CDS encoding cache domain-containing protein yields MQVFNVGYNSFANPKGEFIGVERLDNDQFLINEVSAKHGVGKLYVYPTDKQGNRRHLQEVKNYDPRSEAWYTDPVKIGKRVWSQIYQWEDKPEVLSISSSYPVYDKNRKFVGVISVDLLLSQIGKFLAKLKVKESGKTFILERSGYIVASSTSEPPYTIVNGKGKRLSALDSQNPLIKLTTQSLIERFGSLKFVVGKQQLSFTADRMRYFVQVKSWKDELGLDWLIVAVIPEGEFMQQINANTRITILLCIVAFLVATRIGILTARWVIKPILQLNRSAKKIAQGEWEETPDIQRSDELGELAKSFETMAKQLQASFSALEAKNAEMQVLNEALFHNQSQLTQFLEAIPVGIFIIDAEGKPYYTNQIGQQILGQGAMSNDKPLGVYAEVTVEELPEIYQAYLAEHKSTLSQRSLTDFESIAWRKHQG; encoded by the coding sequence ATGCAGGTTTTCAATGTTGGCTACAACAGCTTTGCCAATCCCAAAGGTGAATTTATTGGTGTTGAGCGTCTAGATAATGACCAGTTCTTAATTAATGAAGTTAGCGCCAAGCATGGTGTAGGCAAACTCTATGTTTATCCTACAGACAAACAGGGAAATCGCCGCCATTTACAGGAAGTTAAAAATTACGATCCTCGCTCAGAAGCTTGGTATACAGATCCAGTCAAGATCGGCAAACGAGTTTGGAGTCAAATTTATCAATGGGAAGATAAACCAGAAGTTTTATCCATATCTTCCAGCTATCCTGTTTACGATAAAAATCGCAAATTCGTTGGGGTGATTAGTGTTGATTTGCTTTTGTCACAAATTGGCAAGTTTTTAGCTAAGTTAAAGGTCAAAGAGTCGGGTAAAACTTTTATTTTAGAGCGTTCTGGGTATATAGTGGCTTCTTCTACTAGCGAGCCACCATATACGATCGTTAATGGTAAAGGAAAACGTCTATCAGCATTAGATAGTCAAAATCCTTTAATTAAACTCACAACACAGTCTTTAATCGAACGCTTTGGCAGTCTTAAGTTTGTTGTGGGCAAGCAACAACTAAGTTTTACCGCCGATAGAATGCGTTATTTTGTACAGGTAAAAAGCTGGAAGGACGAACTGGGTTTAGATTGGCTAATTGTGGCGGTGATTCCCGAAGGCGAATTTATGCAGCAAATTAATGCCAACACCCGCATCACTATTTTGCTGTGTATAGTGGCTTTTTTAGTAGCTACAAGAATTGGGATTTTGACTGCTCGTTGGGTAATTAAGCCAATTTTGCAATTAAACAGATCGGCGAAGAAAATTGCTCAAGGTGAATGGGAGGAAACACCAGATATTCAGCGTTCCGATGAACTGGGGGAACTAGCCAAATCATTTGAAACTATGGCAAAGCAACTACAAGCATCCTTTAGTGCTTTAGAAGCAAAGAATGCCGAGATGCAAGTTTTAAATGAGGCGCTATTTCATAATCAGAGTCAGCTAACTCAATTTTTAGAAGCCATACCGGTCGGTATCTTTATCATCGATGCTGAAGGTAAACCTTATTATACAAATCAGATTGGGCAGCAAATTCTCGGTCAAGGAGCGATGTCTAACGACAAGCCGCTAGGCGTCTACGCAGAAGTTACAGTCGAAGAATTGCCAGAGATATATCAAGCTTACCTCGCTGAGCACAAATCAACTTTATCCCAGCGATCGCTTACCGATTTTGAGAGCATTGCTTGGCGAAAGCATCAGGGTTGA
- a CDS encoding dihydroorotase, with translation MSSPKMLLIRRARIILPNGELMVGDVLTRDRQIVEVAPEISQTALATEIDAEGLTLLPGVIDPQVHFREPGLEHKEDLFTASCACAKGGVTSFLEMPNTRPLTTTQQALDDKLERASHKSLVNYGFFIGATAENLPDLLLAKPTPGIKIFMGSMHGQLLIDGETALEAIFAKGDRLIAVHAEDQARINQRRQEFANIHDPAVHSQIQDNQAALLATQLALKLSQKYQRRLHILHMSTAEEADLLRQEKPSWVTAEVTPQHLLLNTSAYKTIGTLAQMNPPLRSPHDNEVLWQALRDGVIDFIATDHAPHTLEEKAQEYPNSPSGMPGVETSLALMLTAAMEGKCTVAQVVNWMSKAVAVAYGIPNKGAIAPGYDADLVLVDLNTYRPVQREELLTKCHWSPFEGWNLTGWAKTTIVGGEIVYDKGQVNTQVRGQALTFL, from the coding sequence ATGTCATCTCCAAAAATGTTACTGATTCGCCGCGCTCGCATAATCTTACCCAATGGTGAACTGATGGTTGGAGATGTGTTGACGCGCGATCGCCAAATAGTCGAAGTTGCGCCAGAAATCTCCCAAACAGCACTAGCCACTGAAATTGACGCAGAAGGCTTAACTTTGTTGCCAGGAGTTATCGATCCGCAGGTGCATTTCCGCGAACCTGGATTAGAACACAAAGAAGATTTATTCACCGCCAGTTGTGCCTGTGCTAAAGGGGGAGTCACTTCTTTTTTAGAAATGCCCAATACGCGCCCCCTAACTACGACACAACAGGCTTTAGACGACAAGCTAGAACGGGCCTCACACAAATCCTTAGTTAATTATGGCTTTTTTATTGGGGCGACAGCAGAGAATTTACCAGATTTGCTTTTAGCAAAGCCAACACCGGGAATTAAGATTTTCATGGGGTCGATGCATGGTCAGTTGTTGATTGATGGTGAAACAGCATTGGAGGCGATATTTGCTAAAGGCGATCGCTTAATTGCCGTTCATGCTGAAGACCAAGCTAGAATCAACCAACGCCGCCAAGAATTTGCCAACATTCACGATCCAGCTGTTCACTCGCAAATTCAAGATAATCAAGCGGCGTTGCTGGCAACCCAACTAGCATTAAAACTTTCTCAAAAATATCAACGTCGGTTGCATATTCTTCACATGTCAACTGCTGAAGAAGCAGATTTACTGCGTCAGGAGAAACCGAGTTGGGTGACAGCAGAGGTTACGCCACAGCATTTATTGTTGAATACTAGTGCATATAAAACGATTGGCACATTAGCACAGATGAATCCACCTTTGCGATCGCCCCACGATAACGAAGTTCTCTGGCAAGCTTTGCGCGATGGCGTGATTGATTTCATTGCCACAGATCACGCGCCACATACCTTAGAAGAAAAAGCTCAAGAATATCCCAATAGCCCTTCAGGAATGCCTGGAGTGGAAACTTCCCTCGCTTTGATGTTAACTGCGGCAATGGAGGGCAAGTGTACCGTTGCTCAAGTTGTGAACTGGATGTCTAAAGCTGTAGCTGTGGCTTATGGTATTCCTAATAAGGGAGCGATCGCCCCTGGTTACGATGCCGATTTGGTGCTTGTAGATTTAAATACATACCGCCCAGTCCAGCGTGAGGAACTTTTAACCAAATGCCATTGGAGTCCCTTTGAAGGCTGGAACCTGACTGGCTGGGCTAAAACCACCATTGTCGGCGGTGAAATAGTTTATGACAAAGGCCAGGTAAATACGCAAGTGCGGGGTCAAGCTTTAACTTTCTTGTAG
- a CDS encoding ATP-binding protein — MEIRRCGKITRIEVLGKPIYNESGNVAFAIATFFDITQRKQTEKLLAEYNRTLEAQVKKRTEEFQQVIEQLQTTQEELIESQKIAAQEQQAAVREAARSAAANLAKSEFLANMSHELRTPLNAILGFTQVMSRDYSLSSEHQENLAIINRAGEHLLKLINDILEMSKIEAGKITLNSSSFDLIHLLKNLEEMLHLRAASKNLELLFEYAPDIPKYIETDENKLCQVLLNLLGNAIKFTDKGSVTLRVRVGVGEQGGSTSATLSDRGAGGQGSRGAGEQGSRGAEEQEEQNLSYPSLLFFEVQDTGCGIAPQELDLLFEAFEQTEIGRKFQQGTGLGLAISRKYVQLMGGDISVSTTPGVGSTFAFDVQIALTCPREIPINQIKSQIRALAPSEKVYRILVVDDSKESRILLVKILTSLGFEVNEATDGSEAIASWESWQPHLIFMDMRMPVMDGYEATRIIKAREIGHGTANTSRRFPKLKQLVSSGSQYLGEELTDSGEGEVLKVVRKESSAAETTGVIENDTSGASTLRSRPTALAPPYDFSRTMPDPSNTNTIIIALTASAFEEERQKILSIGCDDFIRKPFKQEVLLEKLSKHLGLKYTNQLETTNTVVVDQATQIFVSVAELLGHLSQMSPEWLQQIHYAAASCSDELILELLKQIPSDNAQVFQVLRDLANNYQFEKIMELTTTNLE, encoded by the coding sequence ATGGAAATTCGCCGTTGTGGCAAGATTACTCGCATTGAGGTTTTAGGAAAGCCAATTTATAATGAATCGGGGAATGTGGCTTTTGCGATCGCCACATTTTTTGATATCACCCAACGCAAACAAACAGAAAAGCTATTAGCAGAATACAATCGCACCTTAGAGGCTCAAGTAAAAAAACGTACTGAAGAGTTCCAACAAGTTATCGAGCAACTGCAAACCACCCAAGAAGAACTGATTGAATCGCAAAAAATCGCTGCACAAGAACAACAAGCAGCCGTTCGGGAAGCGGCGCGAAGTGCTGCCGCCAATCTCGCCAAAAGCGAATTCCTGGCTAACATGAGCCACGAACTGCGTACCCCACTCAATGCCATTCTTGGTTTTACCCAAGTCATGAGTCGAGATTATTCGCTATCTAGCGAACATCAAGAAAACTTGGCAATAATTAATCGTGCTGGCGAACATCTACTTAAATTAATTAACGACATTCTCGAAATGTCTAAAATCGAAGCTGGCAAAATCACCTTAAATTCCAGCAGCTTTGACTTAATTCACCTGTTGAAGAACTTAGAGGAGATGTTGCACTTACGTGCTGCATCTAAAAATTTAGAATTACTGTTTGAATATGCGCCAGATATTCCTAAATACATAGAAACTGACGAAAATAAATTGTGTCAAGTATTGCTCAACCTCTTGGGAAATGCGATTAAATTTACCGATAAAGGGAGTGTGACGCTACGGGTGAGAGTGGGAGTAGGGGAGCAGGGGGGCAGCACTTCGGCTACGCTCAGTGACCGAGGAGCAGGGGGGCAGGGGAGCAGGGGGGCAGGGGAGCAAGGGAGCAGAGGAGCAGAGGAGCAAGAGGAGCAAAATCTTTCTTATCCATCTCTTCTTTTCTTCGAGGTACAAGATACTGGCTGTGGTATTGCCCCACAAGAACTTGACTTGCTGTTTGAGGCTTTTGAGCAAACTGAAATCGGCAGAAAATTCCAACAAGGGACGGGACTGGGTTTAGCGATTAGCCGTAAATACGTGCAACTGATGGGAGGAGATATTAGTGTCAGCACTACGCCTGGTGTGGGTAGTACATTCGCCTTTGATGTTCAGATTGCTCTAACTTGCCCCAGAGAAATCCCGATCAACCAAATTAAATCACAAATTAGAGCTTTAGCACCTAGTGAAAAGGTATACCGCATCCTAGTAGTTGACGATTCCAAAGAAAGCCGTATATTGCTAGTTAAAATTCTCACATCTCTTGGCTTTGAAGTTAACGAAGCTACAGATGGTAGTGAAGCGATCGCTAGTTGGGAATCTTGGCAACCACACTTGATTTTTATGGATATGCGAATGCCAGTTATGGACGGTTACGAAGCTACAAGAATTATTAAAGCTAGAGAAATCGGGCATGGGACAGCCAATACGTCGCGGAGGTTCCCAAAATTGAAACAACTGGTGTCATCGGGGAGCCAGTACCTTGGAGAAGAGTTAACCGATTCAGGCGAGGGTGAGGTTCTGAAAGTTGTACGCAAAGAGTCTTCCGCAGCAGAAACAACTGGTGTTATCGAAAATGATACTTCTGGTGCGTCCACTTTGCGATCGCGGCCAACAGCCTTGGCTCCCCCTTACGACTTCTCTAGAACAATGCCAGATCCCTCCAATACAAATACAATCATTATTGCCCTAACTGCTAGCGCCTTTGAAGAAGAACGCCAGAAAATTTTGTCCATTGGCTGTGATGATTTTATTCGCAAGCCATTCAAACAGGAAGTATTATTGGAAAAACTGAGCAAACATCTGGGTTTAAAATATACCAATCAACTAGAAACTACAAATACAGTAGTTGTCGATCAAGCTACACAGATTTTTGTAAGTGTTGCCGAACTCCTGGGGCATTTATCACAAATGTCACCTGAGTGGCTCCAACAGATTCACTATGCCGCAGCCAGCTGTAGCGATGAACTGATTTTAGAGTTACTCAAGCAAATTCCATCAGATAATGCTCAAGTTTTCCAAGTTCTCAGGGATTTAGCAAATAACTACCAGTTTGAGAAAATCATGGAATTGACTACAACAAACTTAGAATGA
- the lepB gene encoding signal peptidase I, whose amino-acid sequence MHNQVSDNNSSQQPDNSWIAELGRTIVLSIVLALGIRTFVAEARWIPSGSMEPTLHGTPNQWEADKIIVDKLKYKFADPQRGDIVVFSPTKELQKEQYQDAFIKRIIALPGEKIQLKDGKVYINNKPLPEANYLGSGQTTVIDVCQSGPQPPFLAKPQTIPADSYLVLGDNRNSSYDSRCWGVVPRQNIIGRAVVRFWPLNHVGGIDKSPVYP is encoded by the coding sequence ATGCATAATCAAGTGTCTGATAACAACTCTAGTCAACAACCCGATAATTCTTGGATCGCAGAGCTAGGTAGAACAATTGTATTGAGTATTGTTCTAGCTCTAGGAATTCGTACCTTTGTTGCTGAAGCACGCTGGATTCCTTCTGGTTCAATGGAACCGACTTTGCATGGTACACCAAACCAGTGGGAGGCAGACAAAATTATTGTCGATAAGTTGAAGTATAAATTTGCCGATCCGCAGCGGGGAGACATAGTAGTATTTTCCCCGACGAAAGAGCTGCAAAAAGAACAATATCAAGATGCTTTTATTAAACGTATAATTGCCTTACCTGGAGAAAAAATACAACTTAAGGATGGCAAAGTCTATATCAACAACAAACCTCTCCCAGAAGCCAATTACCTCGGTTCTGGGCAGACTACGGTTATTGATGTTTGCCAATCAGGGCCACAGCCACCTTTTTTAGCCAAACCCCAGACTATACCAGCCGATTCATATTTAGTACTGGGTGATAATCGTAACAGTAGTTATGATAGTCGCTGCTGGGGTGTTGTCCCCCGCCAGAATATTATTGGACGTGCTGTAGTTCGCTTCTGGCCTTTAAATCATGTTGGCGGCATCGATAAATCGCCAGTATATCCATAA
- a CDS encoding MOSC N-terminal beta barrel domain-containing protein produces the protein MTPYLAKILLYPVKSLDGVEVESARVLASGALQYDREFAIFDEQGRFVNGKRHAKIHLIRAQFALLNRTISLQIPDRNLEQIFHLDEERQALEAALSDYFEFAVTLGQNSLMGFPDDTHSLGPTVISTATLAEVASWFPGLSVDEMRRRMRANIEIDGVPAFWEDRLFSEQGDLVFFRVGDVDFFGVNPCQRCIVPTRNSYLGEAYPNFQKIFTTQRQATLPNWVASSPFNHFYRLSINTQLPPSSAGKILQIGDEVDTNVEQS, from the coding sequence GTGACACCTTACCTAGCTAAGATTTTACTGTATCCAGTTAAATCACTGGATGGTGTTGAAGTTGAGAGCGCTAGAGTTCTTGCCAGTGGCGCACTACAGTATGACCGCGAGTTTGCCATTTTTGACGAACAAGGTAGATTTGTCAATGGCAAGCGTCATGCTAAAATCCATTTAATAAGGGCACAATTTGCACTCTTAAATAGAACTATCTCGTTGCAAATCCCCGATCGCAACTTAGAACAAATTTTTCATCTGGATGAGGAACGGCAAGCATTAGAGGCAGCTTTGAGTGATTATTTTGAGTTTGCTGTCACATTGGGACAAAACTCTTTGATGGGTTTTCCTGACGATACACACTCACTTGGCCCAACGGTAATTAGTACGGCCACATTGGCAGAGGTCGCTTCTTGGTTTCCTGGTTTAAGTGTAGATGAAATGCGCCGTCGGATGCGTGCCAACATCGAGATCGATGGCGTCCCAGCATTTTGGGAAGATCGGCTATTTAGCGAACAAGGTGATTTAGTCTTTTTTCGAGTGGGAGATGTAGACTTTTTTGGGGTTAACCCATGTCAGCGTTGTATAGTCCCAACACGCAATTCTTACTTAGGGGAAGCTTACCCAAACTTTCAAAAAATCTTTACAACCCAGCGACAAGCAACTTTGCCAAATTGGGTTGCTTCATCGCCTTTTAATCACTTTTATCGATTGAGTATCAATACTCAACTACCCCCATCATCAGCCGGAAAAATTTTACAAATCGGTGATGAAGTTGACACAAATGTAGAACAAAGTTAA
- a CDS encoding patatin-like phospholipase family protein, which yields MEPYCDSSHDACPQKNNQRELLMSFRILALDGGGIRGVVAARILQQVEQEIRNQGKGEFLHEYFDMVAGTSTGSILAGGIALGNESDELIRMYKNRGKDIFPLEIKERYKNFPSIIKSIIEVFSPSKYSHDGITSVLKDAYKSTRIKDIEKPILLILAYDTLYRNTTFFTNCHPDLGDRWYDDCYLWEICTASASAPTFFPPYKLEPVDKQKFGDWEFPHIDGGVSANNPALAALSLVMRISQSSVSPEIKQQYKLDNLRLEDISILSIGTGQTGQPYQYKQISKWRGLDWIKNLTNIFMEPTSEIDSTICRQIMGGYESKRYLRLQFDLNETFKPKPKETYKDPRIVLPPEERKNKFTGEKVTEEIDNTNSEILQQLIDTTSAFIDQGLTYYTRDDSGSPIKKAIASFIKDN from the coding sequence ATGGAACCGTATTGTGATTCATCTCATGATGCTTGTCCACAGAAAAATAATCAAAGAGAATTGCTTATGTCCTTCAGAATTTTGGCTTTAGACGGTGGCGGTATTCGTGGAGTTGTTGCAGCACGAATACTTCAACAAGTAGAACAAGAAATTAGAAATCAGGGAAAAGGAGAGTTTTTACACGAATATTTTGACATGGTTGCTGGTACTTCTACTGGTTCAATATTAGCAGGAGGAATTGCTCTCGGAAATGAGAGCGATGAACTCATTAGAATGTATAAAAATAGAGGTAAAGATATATTCCCTCTGGAGATCAAAGAGCGCTACAAAAACTTTCCGTCCATCATCAAATCAATTATTGAGGTATTTTCTCCATCTAAATATTCTCATGATGGAATTACTAGCGTACTCAAAGATGCCTATAAATCCACAAGAATCAAGGATATCGAAAAACCCATTCTTTTGATTCTTGCTTACGATACGCTATATCGCAACACCACCTTTTTTACAAATTGTCATCCCGATTTAGGAGACAGATGGTACGATGACTGCTATTTATGGGAAATATGTACCGCTTCTGCCTCAGCGCCTACTTTTTTTCCACCATATAAATTAGAACCTGTAGATAAACAAAAATTTGGTGACTGGGAATTTCCACACATTGATGGAGGAGTTTCTGCTAATAACCCTGCTCTTGCAGCTTTGAGTTTAGTGATGAGGATTAGTCAGTCTTCAGTATCTCCAGAAATCAAGCAACAATATAAACTAGATAATCTGCGATTGGAAGATATTTCTATTCTTTCTATTGGCACAGGTCAAACTGGTCAACCATATCAATATAAGCAAATCAGCAAATGGAGAGGCTTAGACTGGATCAAAAATCTTACTAACATATTCATGGAACCTACATCTGAGATTGATAGTACGATTTGCCGACAAATTATGGGTGGATATGAGTCTAAACGTTACTTACGTCTTCAGTTTGACTTAAATGAGACATTTAAACCTAAGCCAAAAGAGACTTATAAAGATCCTCGCATTGTCTTACCTCCAGAAGAGCGGAAAAATAAATTTACAGGGGAAAAAGTCACTGAAGAAATAGATAATACTAATTCCGAGATTCTTCAGCAGTTAATAGATACTACCTCTGCATTCATCGATCAGGGTCTTACGTATTACACCAGAGACGATTCCGGTTCTCCGATAAAAAAGGCGATCGCATCTTTTATTAAAGATAACTAG